The genomic interval GTTATTAATGAAGAGTAATTTAACTGTGGCATCAGCCATCCAAAATGATATTGATTCAACCGAAACCCAAGAATGGCTAGATTCTTTGCAAGCTGTTCTGGAGAATGACGGCCACGAACGAGTTCATTTTTTAATTGAAAAGCTACTTGACTTAGCTAGAAAGGCAGGCTCAGATATTCCGTTTAGTGCGAATACCGCGTATTTAAATACCATTCCTGTTGCGCTTCAACCTCGCTTTCCTGGGGATACCTCAATTGAGCGAAAAATACGTTCTTATGTGCGTTGGAATGCGATGGTGATGGTGTTAAAAGCGAATAAGGGAACTAATGTGGGCGGTCATATCGCAAGCTTTGCTTCCTTGGCAACCTTATATGATGTCGGGCAAAATCATTTTTGGCATGGGGCATCGGATACGCATGGAGGCGATTTAATTTTCTTTCAAGGGCATTCATCTCCAGGAAACTACGCGCGTGAGTTTTTATTAGGACGATTGACTAAATCCCAAATGGATAGTTTTCGTAAAGAAGTCGATGGAAATGGGTTGTCGTCTTATCCTCATCCGTGGCTAATGCCCGATTTTTGGCAATTCCCAACGGTTTCTATGGGGTTAGGCCCTATTATGGCGATTTATCAAGCTCGGTTTATGCGCTATATGCAAGGCCGTGATTTTATTGATATTAAAAATCGTAAAGTGTGGGCTTTTTTAGGGGATGGTGAAACAGATGAGCCTGAGACTTTAGGCGCAATTGGGATGGCAGGGCGTGAAAAATTAGATAACCTTATCTTTTTGGTCAACTGTAATTTACAACGTTTAGATGGGCCTGTTCGGGGTAATGGAAAAATTATTCAAGAATTAGAGGGCGTTTTTCGTGGGGCAGGTTGGAATGTTATTAAGGTTGTTTGGGGGCGACGTTGGGATGCTTTATTAGAACGGGATAAAGAAGGCTTAATCAGTAAGCGGATGATGGAATGTGTTGATGGCGATTATCAAACTTTTAAATCTAAAGATGGGGCTTATGTTCGTAAACACTTTTTTAATACCCCTGAATTACAAACGTTAGTAGCCGATTTAACCAATCAAGATATTTGGGAGCTGAATCGAGGCGGGCATGATCCGATTAAAGTTTACTCAGCCTATCAAGCTGCTGCAAATCACAAAGGACAGCCGACGGTTATTTTAGCTAAAACGGTAAAAGGCTATGGAATGGGCGAATCGGGACAGGCTCAAAATACCTCGCATCAACAAAAAAATATGAGTGTTGAATCATTACGGCGCTTTCGAGATAAATATGAACTGGCAGTAACCGATGCAGAATTAAATGATTTACCGTATTTAACCTTTGAAGAGGGGTCAAAGGAACTTAATTATATGCGCCAAAAGCGGATGGATTTAGGGGGCTATTTACCTTCCAGACGAGAAAAAGCGAATACGTTGATTGTTCCAGAGCTTTCCGCGTTTAAAGGTTTATTAGCTTCAAGTCGAGAAGGGCATGATATATCGACGACTATGGCTTTTGTAAAGATTTTAAATATCTTGGTGAAAGATAAAAACATTGGCAAACAAATTGTACCGATTGTTCCTGATGAATCACGAACGTTTGGCATGGAAGGGATGTTTCGCCAACTGGGTATTTGGTCGCAAGTCGGTCAGCTTTATACGCCACAGGATGCCGAACAGTTAATGTTCTATAAGGAAGATAAAAAAGGGCAAGTATTACAAGAAGGGATTAATGAAGCGGGTGGTTTGTGTGATTGGATTGCGGCAGGAACGGCCTATTCAACGCATGGGGTCTCTATGGTTCCTTTTTTCATTTATTATTCGATGTTTGGTTTCCAGCGCGTGGCCGATTTGATTTGGGCGGCAGCCGATCAACGGACACGAGGGTTTTTATTAGGTGCAACAGCGGGTAGAACCACATTAAATGGCGAGGGTTTGCAACATGAAGATGGGCATAGTCATGTTTTTGCGGCAACCGTTCCTAATTGTATTACCTATGATCCGACATTTTCTTTTGAATTAGCGGTTATTATTCAAGATGGATTAAGACGGATGTACGCAGAACAGGAAGATGTGTTTTATTACATCACGGTGATGAATGAAAATTATGCCCATCCTGCTTTACCCGAAGGCGTTGAGACTCATATTTTAAAAGGGATGTATTTATATCAAGCTGCTGCGGAATCAGATTCATTGAAAGTTGAATTATTAGGGTCGGGGGTTATTTTTAATGAAGTTATTTATGCCGCTGAATTATTACAAAATGATTGGAACATTCATGCCGATTTATGGAGCTGTCCCAGTTTTACAGAACTTGCGCGGGATGCTCAAAACTGTGAACGTTGGAATCGTTTAAATCCAACGAAAACGCCTAAACAGTCTCATGTTGAAAAATGTTTAGTGAACGAAAACTCACCTGTTGTTATTGCCAGTGATTATATTCGGGCGTATCCCGAACAAATACGTGCTTATGTTGCGTCACCTCTGACTGTTTTAGGGACAGATGGCTTTGGTCGTTCCGATACGCGTGAAAATTTGCGTAGCTTTTTTGAGGTGAATCGTTATCATGTGGTCATTGCCGCGTTAAAAAGTTTGGCTGATATGGGGAAATTTGAACAGGCTAAAGTTGAGGTCGCTATTGCTAAATATGATATTGATCCGAATAAAACGGCCCCGTGGTTAATGTAACTATAAAGGATGATGATGAGTGAAATAATTGAATTAAAAGTTCCTGATATAGGTAATGTTGCCGAAGTTGAAGTCATTGAGGTTTCTATTCAACCCGGTGATGTGGTTGAGGTAGAGCAGTCTTTGTTAGTGATGGAAACAGATAAAGCCTCTATGGAATTACCTGCGATTGCTGCGGGGACTGTCCAAGAAGTTAAGATTAAAGTTGGAGATAAAGTTTCTGAAGGGACTGTCGTTGCAACGTTGTTGGTCAATGTCGAAGCAGAGAGTTCAATTGACTCGTCTACGACGGCTAATGAGGTTAAAGAAGCGTCGGTTGCTGTTGAACCGTCACCTCCTGTTGTGATTGATGCACCTAAAGTAAATATGGCGACTGTAATGAACGAGGTTACAACATCGACGCATAGCCATGCTACACCTGGGGTTAGACGATTTGCTAGAGAGCTGGGTGTTGATTTATCGTTGATGGCATCGGGCAATGGACGTAAAGGGCGAATTTTAAAGGATGACGTTAAAAATTTCGTTAAGCAATCGTTAGCGACTAAGCATACTGAGGTTAATAATACAGGGTCAGGTATTCCTGCTTTACCTGTGGTTGATTTTTCTAAATTTGGGGAAACGGAAGAAAAACCGTTAACTAAAATTCAACGGTTAACAGGGAAGCATTTAAGTTGTAATTGGCTTAATTTGCCGATGGTAACTCAGCATGAAGAGGCTGATATTACTGAGATGGAAGCTTTTAGAAAAGCGTTAAACAGTGAGCAAGTAGCGGCTAATAAAGTTAAAGTGACACCACTAGCGTTTATTATTAAAGCGGTGTTGGCTGCGATGAAAGTCTATCCTCAGTTTAATAGTTCTTTATCATCGGATGGTGAGCGTTTAATTTATAAAAAGTATTTTAATATCGGAATTGCGGTGGATACACCTAATGGGCTTGTTGTTCCCGTTATAAAAGAGGCCGATCAAAAAAGTATTTTAGAGTTAGTTGATTCCATGAGAACCTTAAGTGCTAAAGCGCGAGAAGGGAAATTATCAGCGAGCGATATGCAAGGGGGCTGTTTTACTATTTCCAGTTTAGGAGGAATTGGTGGAACTGGGTTTACGCCGATTGTTAATGCGCCTGAAGTGGCTATTTTAGGAATTGCAAAAGCAGCCATGAAACCTGTTTGGGATGGAAGTGACTTTATTCCCAGATTAATACTGCCCTTGGACTTAACCTATGACCATCGTGTTATAGATGGGGCTGACGGCGCACGGTTTGTCGTGACGGTTGCTAAGTATTTACAGGATATACGTCGATTGTTGTTATAACTTGACTTATATTTAGATACTTGCATCGGGCGGAAACTATTTAAGGTTAGACTAAAAGCTGGAGTATAAACTGTGTTTTGTATTCCAGACTTTAGTTTTGAAAATCATTCATATTTCATTTTTTAGAGATCCTCTTCTCGTTGAATCATTTTATGAATTCGCCTAACGCCAAAAGCAACCATGAGTAATACTAAAGGAATTGAAAACCCAGAAACAACGTCAGGCTCGATGTTCCAGCCTATTTTTTTTAATGCCGTACTCATAGAACCGATTAAACTCACGACATAGGTTGTAATGGCAACAATAGAAACCCCCTCAACCGTTTCTTGTAAGCGTAATTGCATTTTTGCGCGTAAATCCATAGAAGTTAATAAGGCTTGATTTTGTCGTTCTATGCTCATATCGACGCGTGTACGTAACAATTGACTGGTATTACTAATACGTTTTGAAAGGCGTAAAAACCGTTTGTCCGTCATTTGGCAGGTATTAATCGCAGGTTCTAAACGCCGCTTCATAAACTCCCCGATGGTTTGAATTCCCTGAATTCTATTTTCACGCAAATCGGCAATTCGTTGTCTAACCAACTTATAATAAGCATTGGCAGCCCCAAAACGAAAATGATTATTAGAAATATGATGCTCAATTTCAGCGGCCAAGGTGGTGAGTTCATCTAATAAAACGCTATCATCCCGATCATCTTGGGACATGGCTTTCGTAATTTCCAATAAGCGTTGATCGCTCTGATTAATTTTAGGGGTTAATTGTTTAGCAATGGGAAAGGCTAATAAGGCCATCACGCGATACACTTCAATCTCAAATAATCGTTGTAATAAGCGTCCTGCCTGTTGTTTTTTCAAACTATAATCAATAATTAAAAAACGACTAAAGCCATCGACATGAATTCTAAAATCAGTAAACGCTCTTGCTGCTCCACCTGATACCTCCGCGCCTACAACAGGATTATTAGAAAAATAACTTGAAATAGTTTCCAAACTCAATGATTTTTCAGTGGGTGTTATGACCGTTGCGTGGGTTGATACCATGATTTTTCCAGGTAACTGTGCCAGCCAATCCACAGGAACATGTTCTAATGCGGGGGATTCAAAAGGGTCGTCTAAACTATTAGCCACATAAAAGGTATAACAAATAAATTCCGCATGTTGTTCCCAGCGAAGTTGAAAGGCATCAAAGGCCGCTGAAAAATGATCGGCCTCTTTATTCGGTGGAGTGACTCCAAATCGCTCACACAATAAATCTAAGTGATGTCGTGCTTGTAGTTTTTCATCAGGCGTTAAGAATAATGCTAAGTGACTGCAACGAACAGGCAGTTCTAAAATCACCGAAGCACGCGCATGAACCTCATTATGTAAGGTAAAGCGTTGCGTATGATTATCAGGCAAAGGAAATAAGGTTGCCACAAGTGTCCTTAAGTGATTAAAAATAGACTAATTGTAAGTAAAAACTAAAGCGAATAAAAGCCCGCTTGTATTATGAGTCCTCCTTTATTCTCATTATAATAGACTTGTTCTTCTAAATAAAATATATTAAAATCAATTGCTTATATATACTTGATAACACTCACAATCAGTTGATACAGCCTAATAAATAAACTTTAAATTAAATTATTAAAAATAATAAATAAGCTTTATAATAAATTTCTATAAAAAATAAAAATCAAAGTATAACATGAAAATAAAAGAAATTTTACCAAGAATTTATGATGATAGACAGTTAAGAGCTTTAACAGGATTAAAAACAGAACATTTTATTTTACTATTATCTCTATTTGAAAAGACCCTTATTGAAGATCAAAAATAAAAACATGAAAATAAAGAAAGAAAATACGGTAGTGGTTTAGATAGCACATTAAAAACACCCGCAGACAAATTATTATTTATATTAAATTATATGAAGTGCTATTCTACTTTCGATCACTTAGGGTTTTCTTTTAATATGAATAAATCATGCGCTCATACTCATGTATACAAATTATTTCCAATTTTAATAAAGACGTTAGATATATTTAATGTTTTACCTGCAACAAGTTTTTCAACCCCTGAAGAAATGCAGCAGGCTTTTGGCGGAGTTCAAACATTGATAATAGATACTACAGAGCGTGCTGTACAACGCCCTAGTGACTATGAAGAACAAAATGAATTTTACAGTGGTAAAAAAAACAGCATACAATTAAAAATACCACTATAGCTTCTTTAGGTCATTTAATTTTATATATTGGGGTTAGTTTTCCAGGTAAAAATCATGATTATGGAATGTTTAAAAAAGAATTTAATCCAGAATTAAATTGGTTTAGTAATTTGGCTACCAATTTAAGACGGGACATCCAGCAATTTCAAAGGGTTAGAAAACACACGCTTTCGACTATTTCTAGGAAGCGGTAACTCGCCCATTTCATTCAGTAGCCATGAAAACAAGTCTGGAAACTCGGTATCAAATAAACGCATGGCGGCGGTTGTGCCATCCTCACGTTTGATTCCGTAGTTATGAATGACCGTCAACGCGTTTAATCGCTTTTTATTCAAACCTCGCCCATTGCGATACATTTGCGATAAACAGCCATTTCGCCCTTCCACCGCAGATGAACTGCGTTGAAACTGCCTTGCCATATGCTCCGCCAATGTTAGCCATCGCTGCATTTCACTGATTGATAACTTTGCACTAAATGGGTCTGATTTGAGCTTATCAGACGCGGTTTCCCAAGCTTTTCGATAGTTTTCCTTTGACCTGCGGCTTTTAGTTTGTTCCATTTTCTGATGCCAATAAACAACGGGTAATAATGTTGTGGTCAACCAATATTCGGTATCCGCATCAAGCCCCAAATTTTGCAAGGTTTCGCGTACCCAAAGCCACCAAAAACTGATGGATACCGCTAACGGTTTTATTTGATTACGAAACTTTTTCATCACGCCTTTATGATCGTTAATCCCTTGTTTTTCCGCTATTTTTTCAAAGGCTCGCGCTCTTAACTCTAGCAACTTCTCAACCTGTTCCGCATCGTTTCTACGACTATCATTGAGTGAAAAAGGATGAACTTCATCCGCAATCCCTTGTAAGTTTTCGTGATAATCTGTTTGTATTTTTTTGGCTTCTTCAAGCTCTTTTTCAGCCGTTATCCGTGTTGTTTTAAGTCCAATAATTTTCTGCATCGTTGCCGTTTTAGAAACAGTAGACTCTGCGGTTTGCGCTGCTTGCCGCTGTTTTTCAGCCCTTGCTGCACGCCTGCCGATTTTCGCGCCTAACCAGCGACTCATATCTTGTTGAGCATGAAAAATATCTGCCCCCGATTCGCACTTAAACCCCGTCACTGCCATTTTTATCAACGCCTTAGCGCGATCACTAATCGCATGATTAACCTCAATGCCTAATGATTCTAATCGTGGCGAAACCTTTTTATACCAAGTATCGTAGCACCTATCATCGCTAATATCTTCCAACAAAAGATAGCCAGAACGTAAGTCCATTAAAACTAAAATCATAAAGTTGCCGAAAAAGTCTCATCCAGCCCAGCAACAACTTTACGTGTTTGTTTTTTCACACTTTTTCGCATTCTTGCTGAAACTGCGGCAATAAGACTTCCATTTTATTGATTTGAGTCCGCAGTGCGTCGGGTGATACGCCCACATGGGTGTCAATCCGTATCATTTTAAAAAACAGCGATAAAGTCTCTGCACCTACGCCTGCCTTTAATCCAAAGACATACAAGGCGGAAAACACCATTAATCTTTGCCAAGAACTACCTGCCTCGGTTTCCCATAATGATGATTCAGGATGTCGATTTCGCTTTGTTTGCGCTTGACGATGACGATGCACACTGCTTTTTGAGCGACCAACAATTGAAGCTAAGTTACGAACAGTTTGCTTGCCTGTTGTTGTAATTTCAGCGATAATTGCGTGACTAGCTGCGCGTATTTTCTATGTTGTTCTGTTTTTTTAGTCATTAACCTATGATACAAGAATATCGCAGTTAGTTCTTTATTTTGTCCCGTCTTAAGTTGGTAGCCAGTAATTTTAATATATTTATTGATTTAGGTTATTTGGGGTTTAATAATGAATATAAAACTAATTCGGTAAATATTCCTCATAAAAAACCAAATAAATCTAAGCATAATCCAAACCCAACATTAACTGAAAAACAAAAAAAAGAAAACAAAGAGATGAGTCGTGAAAGAGTCATTGTTGAGCATGTAATCGGTGGAATGAAAAGATATAGATGTCTAGTTGACAAGTTTAGAAATAAAAAAGAAGGTGTAAAAGATTTATTTTCTTTTTTAGCGGCTATCCTATGGAATTTTAACATGATATATTAACTTCTTCTTAAAGAACAAGTCTAATGATAAATTTCTACGCCAATGACCCAATTAATTAATATTTCTATTGCCGAGCAACAGCTTACTTTAATAAAAAATAACCAATTGATACGGCAGTATTCAGTTTCAACCGCAAAAAATGGAGTAGGGCAGACGATGGGGAGTGGCTGTACTCCATTAGGTTTACATCGAATTCGTGCCAAAATAGGCGCGGGGGAACCTTTAAAGAGCGTTTTTATTGGGAGACGAGTAACTGGTGAGGTTTACTCGACTGAATTAGCTAAAAAATACCCCCAGCGTGACTGGATTCTAAGTCGTATTTTATGGCTTGGTGGGTTAGAGGCGCGTAAAAATCGCTATGGTGACATGGATACAACTTGGCGTTATATTTATATTCATGGGTGTCCAGACCATTTATTACAGGGAAAACCTGAGTCGCATGGCTGTATTAGAATGAAAAATGCAGACATTATTGAGCTGTTTGAATGGGTTGATACGCAAACACAGGTCTATATTGATAAGGACTGATCTATATATAGAGTAGGGAGGGCGTAAATTTTTATAACTAATTTAAGCAGGGTTGTAAAGATTTAAGGGGGTATGCTGAATAAAAAGATATGAAATTTTAGCTATTTTTCGGTTTAAGTAAAAAATTAAACGTAATTAAGAACGGATATAGGGCTTGTTTGCATCGCTAAAGTAAAAATAAAGCGAACCTAACTTGTTGAAAAATAAATGATTGGTTAAAAACATCAAATAAAAGTAAAAATAAAGTTGACGAAAAGAAAAGAGACTGTATAATACGCCTTTCTTTCAGCAACACACCGTTTCGGGAAGAAATTAAGGAAAAAGAATTTTCAACAAGGTGTTGACAAAAAACGAACATTAAGTTATAATGGTTGGCTCACTAAGGAGAGTTAATTAACTCTTTGAAGTGATTAAGAACCTCGGTTCTTACGCTCTTTAACAAGTAAATCGAAATAATTTGTGTGGGTACTTGTGCTTGGATATTAAGTTTGTAAAAAATATTCGAGACAGTATTTACACTGAACAATCATTCATTTGAATGTTTACGTTTAATTCTGAATCGAGTCAAGATTTTTTGGTTGGTTTATCTTTATAAAATCAACAAATGCAAGTTTAAACTGAAGAGTTTGATCATGGCTCAGATTGAACGCTGGCGGTATGCTTAACACATGCAAGTCGAACGGTAACAGCAGGAGCTTGCTTCTGGCTGACGAGTGGCGGACGGGTGCGTAATGCATAGGAATCTGCCTAGTAGTGGGGGACAACTCGAGGAAACTCGTGCTAATACCGCATAAGCCCTACGGGGGAAAACGGGGGATCTTCGGACCTCGTGCTATTAGATGAGCCTATGTTAGATTAGCTTGTTGGTGAGGTAATGGCTCACCAAGGCGACGATCTATAGCTGGTCTGAGAGGATGATCAGCCACACTGGGACTGAGACACGGCCCAGACTCCTACGGGAGGCAGCAGTGGGGAATATTGGACAATGGGCGAAAGCCTGATCCAGCAATACCGCGTGTGTGAAGAAGGCCTGAGGGTTGTAAAGCACTTTCAATTGGGAGGAAAAAGTATCGGTTAATATCCGTTACCTTGACATTACCTTTAGAAGAAGCACCGGCTAACTCCGTGCCAGCAGCCGCGGTAATACGGAGGGTGCAAGCGTTAATCGGAATTACTGGGCGTAAAGCGTTCGTAGGCGGTTTGTTAAGTTAGATGTGAAAGCCCCGAGCTTAACTTGGGAACGGCATTTAAAACTGGCAGACTAGAGTTTGGGAGAGGGAAGTGGAATTTCAGGTGTAGCAGTGAAATGCGTAGAGATCTGAAGGAACACCAGTGGCGAAGGCGGCTTCCTGGACTAAAACTGACGCTGAGGAACGAAAGCATGGGTAGCAAACGGGATTAGATACCCCGGTAGTCCATGCCGTAAACGATGTCAACTAACTGTTGGGTACTTCGGTACTTAGTGGTGGAGCTAACGTATTAAGTTGACCGCCTGGGGAGTACGGCCGCAAGGCTAAAACTCAAATGAATTGACGGGGGCCCGCACAAGCGGTGGAGCATGTGGTTTAATTCGATGCAACGCGAAGAACCTTACCTACCCTTGACATCCAGAGAATCTGTTAGAGATAGTAGAGTGCCTTCGGGAACTCTGTGACAGGTGCTGCATGGCTGTCGTCAGCTCGTGTCGTGAGATGTTGGGTTAAGTCCCGTAACGAGCGCAACCCTTATCCTTAGTTGCCAGCACATAATGGTGGGAACTCTAGGGAGACTGCCGGTGATAAACCGGAGGAAGGTGGGGACGACGTCAAGTCATCATGGCCCTTATGGGTAGGGCTACACACGTGCTACAATGGCCAGTACAGAGGGCTGCGAACTTGCGAGAGTAAGCAAATCCCAGAAAGCTGGTCTTAGTCCGGATTGGAGTCTGCAACTCGACTCCATGAAGTTGGAATCGCTAGTAATCGCGAATCAGAATGTCGCGGTGAATACGTTCCCGGGCCTTGTACACACCGCCCGTCACACCATGGGAGTGGGTTGCAAAAGAAGTGGGTAGACTAACCTTCGGGAGGTCGCTCACCACTTTGTGATTCATAACTGGGGTGAAGTCGTAACAAGGTAGCCCTAGGGGAACCTGGGGCTGGATCACCTCCTTACAAAATGACTTATGTTAAGCATGAGTACTCACAACAAATTATTTCGGTTTAAAGCAACAGACGATTGGGTCTGTAGCTCAGTTGGTTAGAGCGCACCCCTGATAAGGGTGAGGTCGGAGGTTCAAATCCTCCCAGACCCACCAATTTATAGATAATTTTAAGGATGGAAAATAAGTTTTTCATCTCTATTTGTGTCTGTATCTATTGGGGCTATAGCTCAGCTGGGAGAGCACCTGCCTTGCACGCAGGGGGTCTGCGGTTCGATCCCGCATAGCTCCACCATTTCTATAAGATTTCACACGAGATTTTATAGAATTGGTAACGTTTGTTATTAATAAGCTCTTTAAAAATTTGGAAATCTGTAACTATAGTGTTTATCTTTATTATAAGGATAAATATTTTAAAACGAGTTAAACAATGGATTAATTTTTATAATTAAACTGTTGAATAATGAGTTCTCAAGCAGAAAAAAGCGAAAATGTTAGCGAACCCGTATAACGTTAAATAAGCCTTAACAGACTTATTGGGGTTATATGGTCAAGTGAATAAGCGCATACGGTGAATGCCTTGGCAGTAAGAGGCGATGAAGGACGTTGTAGAATGCGATAAGCTTCGGGGAGTGTTCAAACCCACTATGATCCGAAGATTTCCGAATGGGGAAACCCACTTATCATAAGATAAGTATCCTTACCTAAATACATAGGGTAAGGAAGCGAACCTGGAGAACTGAAACATCTAAGTACCCAGAGGAAAAGAAATCAACCGAGATTCCCTTAGTAGCGGCGAGCGAACGGGGATTAGCCCTTAAGCATTTATTAAGTTAGTGGAACAGTCTGGAAAGTCTGGCGATACAGGGTGATAGCCCCGTACACGAAAACTTATTAGGTGTGAAATCGAGTAGGTCGGAGCACGAGAAACTTTGACTGAATAGGGGGGGACCATCCTCCAAGGCTAAATACTCCTTACTGACCGATAGTGAACTAGTACCGTGAGGGAAAGGCGAAAAGAACCCCTGTGAGGGGAGTGAAATAGAACCTGAAACCGTATGCGTACAAGCAGTGGGAGCATCGATTTATCGGTGTGACTGCGTACCTTTTGTATAATGGGTCAGCGACTTACATTTTGTGGCAAGCTTAACCGAATAGGGGAGGCGTAGCGAAAGCGAGTCTTAATAGGGCGTTTAGTCGCAAGGTGTAGACCCGAAACCGGGCGATCTATCCATGACCAGGTTGAAGGTGGGGTAATACCTACTGGAGGACCGAACCCACTTATGTTGAAAAATGAGGGGATGAGTTGTGGATCGGAGTGAAAGGCTAATCAAGCCCGGAGATAGCTGGTTCTCCTCGAAATCTATTTAGGTAGAGCCTCGTGTATAACTGTTGGGGGTAGAGCACTGTTTTGGCTAGGGGGTCATCCCGACTTACCAACCCAATGCAAACTCCGAATACCAACAAGTTGCAGCACGGGAGACACACGGCGGGTGATAAGGTTCGTCGTGAAGAGGGAAACAGCCCAGACCGTCAGCTAAGGTCCCAAAATTATAGCTCAGTGGAAAACGATGTGAGAAGGCCCAGACAGCCAGGAGGTTGGCTTAGAAGCAGCCATCCTTTAAAGAAAGCGTAATAGCTCACTGGTCGAGTCGGCTTGCGCGGAAGATTTACCGGGGCTAAGCTATATACCGAAGCTACGGATCTTACTTTGAGTAAGGTGGTAGAGGAGCGTTCTGTACGCTGTTGAAGGTTCATTGAGAAGTGGGCTGGAGGTATCAGAAGTGCGAATGCTGACATGAGTAACGATAATGGGAGTGAAAAACTCCCACGCCGAAAACCCAAGGTTTCCTGCGCAACGCTAATCGACGCAGGGTTAGTCGGTACCTAAGGCGAGGCCGAAAGGCGTAGTCGATGGAGAACAGGTTAATATTCCTGTACTTGTTATAACTGCGATGGGGTGACGGAGAAGGCTAGATCAGCAATCTGTTGGAATAGGTTGTTTAAGCAGGTAGGGAGAAAGTTTAGGTAAATCCGGACTTTTGTTAATCCTGAGATGTGATGACGAGAAGTAATCCCCTCGGGGATGAACCGAAGTGATTGATGCCATGCTTCCAAGAAAAACCTCTAAGCTTCAGGTTATAACGAGCCGTACCCCAAACCAACACAGGTGGGTGGGATGAGAATTCTAAGGCGCTT from Methylococcales bacterium carries:
- the aceE gene encoding pyruvate dehydrogenase (acetyl-transferring), homodimeric type, with the protein product MKSNLTVASAIQNDIDSTETQEWLDSLQAVLENDGHERVHFLIEKLLDLARKAGSDIPFSANTAYLNTIPVALQPRFPGDTSIERKIRSYVRWNAMVMVLKANKGTNVGGHIASFASLATLYDVGQNHFWHGASDTHGGDLIFFQGHSSPGNYAREFLLGRLTKSQMDSFRKEVDGNGLSSYPHPWLMPDFWQFPTVSMGLGPIMAIYQARFMRYMQGRDFIDIKNRKVWAFLGDGETDEPETLGAIGMAGREKLDNLIFLVNCNLQRLDGPVRGNGKIIQELEGVFRGAGWNVIKVVWGRRWDALLERDKEGLISKRMMECVDGDYQTFKSKDGAYVRKHFFNTPELQTLVADLTNQDIWELNRGGHDPIKVYSAYQAAANHKGQPTVILAKTVKGYGMGESGQAQNTSHQQKNMSVESLRRFRDKYELAVTDAELNDLPYLTFEEGSKELNYMRQKRMDLGGYLPSRREKANTLIVPELSAFKGLLASSREGHDISTTMAFVKILNILVKDKNIGKQIVPIVPDESRTFGMEGMFRQLGIWSQVGQLYTPQDAEQLMFYKEDKKGQVLQEGINEAGGLCDWIAAGTAYSTHGVSMVPFFIYYSMFGFQRVADLIWAAADQRTRGFLLGATAGRTTLNGEGLQHEDGHSHVFAATVPNCITYDPTFSFELAVIIQDGLRRMYAEQEDVFYYITVMNENYAHPALPEGVETHILKGMYLYQAAAESDSLKVELLGSGVIFNEVIYAAELLQNDWNIHADLWSCPSFTELARDAQNCERWNRLNPTKTPKQSHVEKCLVNENSPVVIASDYIRAYPEQIRAYVASPLTVLGTDGFGRSDTRENLRSFFEVNRYHVVIAALKSLADMGKFEQAKVEVAIAKYDIDPNKTAPWLM
- a CDS encoding 2-oxo acid dehydrogenase subunit E2, which encodes MSEIIELKVPDIGNVAEVEVIEVSIQPGDVVEVEQSLLVMETDKASMELPAIAAGTVQEVKIKVGDKVSEGTVVATLLVNVEAESSIDSSTTANEVKEASVAVEPSPPVVIDAPKVNMATVMNEVTTSTHSHATPGVRRFARELGVDLSLMASGNGRKGRILKDDVKNFVKQSLATKHTEVNNTGSGIPALPVVDFSKFGETEEKPLTKIQRLTGKHLSCNWLNLPMVTQHEEADITEMEAFRKALNSEQVAANKVKVTPLAFIIKAVLAAMKVYPQFNSSLSSDGERLIYKKYFNIGIAVDTPNGLVVPVIKEADQKSILELVDSMRTLSAKAREGKLSASDMQGGCFTISSLGGIGGTGFTPIVNAPEVAILGIAKAAMKPVWDGSDFIPRLILPLDLTYDHRVIDGADGARFVVTVAKYLQDIRRLLL
- a CDS encoding DUF3422 domain-containing protein, which codes for MATLFPLPDNHTQRFTLHNEVHARASVILELPVRCSHLALFLTPDEKLQARHHLDLLCERFGVTPPNKEADHFSAAFDAFQLRWEQHAEFICYTFYVANSLDDPFESPALEHVPVDWLAQLPGKIMVSTHATVITPTEKSLSLETISSYFSNNPVVGAEVSGGAARAFTDFRIHVDGFSRFLIIDYSLKKQQAGRLLQRLFEIEVYRVMALLAFPIAKQLTPKINQSDQRLLEITKAMSQDDRDDSVLLDELTTLAAEIEHHISNNHFRFGAANAYYKLVRQRIADLRENRIQGIQTIGEFMKRRLEPAINTCQMTDKRFLRLSKRISNTSQLLRTRVDMSIERQNQALLTSMDLRAKMQLRLQETVEGVSIVAITTYVVSLIGSMSTALKKIGWNIEPDVVSGFSIPLVLLMVAFGVRRIHKMIQREEDL
- a CDS encoding DUF6399 domain-containing protein — its product is MILVLMDLRSGYLLLEDISDDRCYDTWYKKVSPRLESLGIEVNHAISDRAKALIKMAVTGFKCESGADIFHAQQDMSRWLGAKIGRRAARAEKQRQAAQTAESTVSKTATMQKIIGLKTTRITAEKELEEAKKIQTDYHENLQGIADEVHPFSLNDSRRNDAEQVEKLLELRARAFEKIAEKQGINDHKGVMKKFRNQIKPLAVSISFWWLWVRETLQNLGLDADTEYWLTTTLLPVVYWHQKMEQTKSRRSKENYRKAWETASDKLKSDPFSAKLSISEMQRWLTLAEHMARQFQRSSSAVEGRNGCLSQMYRNGRGLNKKRLNALTVIHNYGIKREDGTTAAMRLFDTEFPDLFSWLLNEMGELPLPRNSRKRVFSNPLKLLDVPS
- a CDS encoding transposase family protein; protein product: MSRLKLVASNFNIFIDLGYLGFNNEYKTNSVNIPHKKPNKSKHNPNPTLTEKQKKENKEMSRERVIVEHVIGGMKRYRCLVDKFRNKKEGVKDLFSFLAAILWNFNMIY
- a CDS encoding L,D-transpeptidase; this encodes MTQLINISIAEQQLTLIKNNQLIRQYSVSTAKNGVGQTMGSGCTPLGLHRIRAKIGAGEPLKSVFIGRRVTGEVYSTELAKKYPQRDWILSRILWLGGLEARKNRYGDMDTTWRYIYIHGCPDHLLQGKPESHGCIRMKNADIIELFEWVDTQTQVYIDKD